agtgcattgtatcgaatgattactttaaatgtaagtacatagtagttaaggccacttaatataaagtgggaccgaaagttcaaaagagcatttaatgcatccttgctgaataaaagttttaatttctttaaaaaaaaatctttactaaccccaaacttttgaacggtagtgtacctTGTGACATAAGGAAGCCCtggtgatttttattttgtccaGTTTGCTGATTATTAGTCTGGTTAAATCACTTTTATAtcacaataataattaacacagatttaacatatttttgttttttgaacacATAAGATCACGCCTGAGAAATGAAGTAGCAAACTTAGACCAGCAAGGTGGCGGCTCAAGGTACATTATGGGCTCAGGTAAGGAAACTTTTAATCCAGGGGCATTTTTAATCCCAGGTTAAtgtatttaactgaaaacaaaatgttgtctGCAGGTGAAACCTTGTATGAAGTGCAGCAGCGATTGTTGAAAGAGCGAGAGCTGAAGATCCGATCGGCCCTGGAGCGACTTAGGAAGAAGAGGCACCTGCTGCGCTCCCAGCGCAAACACAAAGACTTTCCTATCATCTCTGTCATGGGCTACACCAACTGTGGTGAGGTTTGGATAAATATTAACATGTTTTATTCATCTGTTTTATGAGATTTTAAGAAACACAttaactgtgtttgtttctgaAGGTAAAACAACTCTGATTAAAGCACTGACTGGAGATGCTGGTCTTCAGCCTAAAGACCAGCTCTTTGCCACCCTGGATGTTACAGTACATGCAGGACAGCTGCCAAGTCACatgactgtactgtatgtagaCACCATTGGCTTTTTGTCCCAGCTCCCTCACCAGCTTATTGACTCTTTCTCTGCCACACTGGAGGATGTGACACATTCTGTATGTACCTAAAACCCAACACTTGTTATAGGTGTAGATATAGATTTATGTATAATGCATGATGATAAAGGTATTCataatcagtgttgggggtaacgcattacaagtaacttaagttacgtaatcagattactttttagtAACACGTTACTTTTTCAAttcacaacaaaatatctgttactttttcaaataagtaatgctagTTACTTTTTCAGTTATTGagtgacagctctcctgtccccatgttgagagaaataaagtgcagacgTGTTGTGTGCATTGATGTAGTTATATggtggttattgtagttctagactaaatgtgaacatgcactTACTCATTTCACTtgcatgaaaacattcagtattcctaaaaaatgaataaaaacagtgaaatgcaatttcagaattttacgcaaacctgtacttaactatattaaattacatgtaaatgtatttaatctcactttattaaccaatgtctttgctgctgaccttcaatgatctaattcaaccatactaattaGCAAAAATTACATTAGGCTTATTAATtttacttttggtgtgaaagagcCTTAACAttccaaaaatagaacttttttttgttgttattaaaaaacaaacaagcaatcccagcccaggtgagaaaaagttatgcaaaaataatgtaatgcatcacttttcataaaaagtaactaagtaacgcaattagaTACTTTTAGAGGGAGTAAcgtaatattgtaatgcattacttttaaaagtaactttcctcaacactgttcataatgtacattataatgcattcccaaattatataaatgtatatagaTCAGTGAATGCATTCtatcttttcataaataattgtaaccaaagttaaaatgcCTTATAATATGTGCACATTACTTGTTACATCTGAAATTCATTGTTTCtcatgtgttttaatgcattttacttTCTAAAGGTGCGTTCAATAGAATAGATAAGTATTATAACtgtggttacaattattcatgagaCCATACAATGCATTGATTATAAGATGCATTACAAGacttatttaatgcattaaaaatatttctataatgcattatatataaagCCTTTAGTAAAGTTTAAGCGAAGTTACAGAAGTTTTAACACTCTTTCCTTTTGCAGGACCTCATAATTCATGTGAGAGACATCAGTCATCCAgaaactgtcaatcaaaaggTCAATGTACTGAACGTCCTAAAGAATCTTCAGATTCCAGAAAGACTACTCAACTCCATAATAGAGGTGCACAATAAGATTGACCTCATTGAAGGGTGAGAGTCATAGTCAGTCTTTTATTAATGAATAGTCGAATACTATTTTCAAGCCCTAAGTATTAAACTTCCAAACATTATTTACCTTGAATTTTGTGCTGCAGACGTGAATGATGCCTCAAatcatgtaactttttttttttttaataaatataaatatattctgTATGCATTTTACAGATATGAGGCCAGTGATCCTGAGGTTACCCCTATATCAGCTCTAAAACAACATGGACTGGAGATATTAAAAGAAAAGATTGAAGAAGCTGTTGTTAAGTATACCGGAAAACAAACGATGACCCTCAAAGTGCAGCTCAACACCCCTCAATTAGCGTAAGTTAACTCAAAATGAACAAGGGAGTCAATGATTTTATCTACAGACTTGCTAATGTGGTGCCCTTTTCCCTTCACAGTTGGCTATATAAGGAGGCGACGGTTCAGGCGGTAGATGATGTTGGAGATGACTGCACCGCCAATGTCAAAGTCATCATTAGCCAAGCTGCATATGGCCGCTACAGGAAGCTGTTTCAGGTCACATAGTAACAGCCGGGCCCTGTTTCACGGCCAGGATGACATCATCCAAAACAATTCACACAATagttatgtgtatatatttatttgctttataAACAGTGTACTTAAAATATCTCAAAACTATATTTTACTACAATAAAATCAGACATTAGGAAGCAAAGTTGATTTGTGTTAATATAAACAATATTGTTATAAAATTCATGTATGCTGTCTATCAAAAAATGTTCATTAGGGAGCATACAGATACTGTAAAAGGCACAAGTAAACACACTGAGGATAAAATATTGCATTTAGGAGTCAACCTGCACACACTTTTAGGCAGGGTTCACGTCTTAAGACAAATTTTgcgaatcctaaaagattcctcaGATCCTAGGCCAAAATCCGAAGTCTTTTGATTcttagtttgacatgttcaccgacAGCCGATTAATGACTACTGCCTCTGTAGTGTGATTTCTCCTCCGACAACCGTCAAGTCAAAAACCAATAGGAGTGCAGAACCTGACGCGATTAGTGAGACAACAACAAACCACCACTTGGTCCACACACACGTCTTCGTTTTTTCCAGTTTTCTTTTCAAGAGAAGCCATGATCAAAATTAACACTagagattgtttttgtttgctagCTACCATTTCTATCCCACATGTAAATGCAGTTCACGTCACTGAGCATGTCACGGATTTATGATATAAAACTCGGGACGAGACCTTACATCTAAAGTCACTGTGGTTCAACAGCTCCTTGATTACAGCAGTTTTTTGTTGAGTGCAATAACAATAGAGCATAATGGGACAGGTCCAATGAAGTCGCCTGCTATTATGTTTAGACTTGTGGGTTCAGCTCCTGGTTTCTGATCTTCTAGCCATTTCCTCACACAGTTCCAATTCTCCATGGTCAGAGTTTGGAGAGATTCCCGAGGGTGCGAGGTGATGAAGCATCGATCTGTTGTCAAATTCAGCCCAGCTACGAAAAAACCCTCTGGGCAAAAGAAATATTCTGATTAGAGACCAGTGGAAATTGTTCCAATTACAATCAACCAAAAGGTTCTCTCACCAGGTCGACCAAGCTGTTTCTGCCATTCAAGATACTGGAGCAGCTCTTCTGCATTAGGCTTATTGGCCCAAAGGTACGGGATAGCAGGCCACAAGTCCACATGACGTGCTGCTGACTGGTCCTCATATGATAGAACCACTTGATAGCCTGATGTCCACAGGCTCCGCAAGGTTAGTAGGACCTCCTTTAAAAATAtgtgacacaaaacaaattaGTAACCTATTTTGAGCCTGTTGCTGTTTTAAGTGTTAGTACGAATGAGTGCCAactccaaaatgtttttatatacactgttggtttttatttgatcaaaaatacagtaatattttaaatatctgtgttttttattttattttaatatacctaaaaaagtaatgtattcctgtgatggcaaagctgaattttcagaatcattactccagtcttaagtgtcacatgatttttcagaatctttctaatatgctgatttggtgctcatttATTATTGGTGCAAATTTATTAtcaattattaatgttaaaaatagcttttctttaattttttgttgaaaCCTTAATGcttttttcagaattatttgattaaaaagttcaaaagaacagcatttatttgaaatacaaatcttgtgtaatattataaaagtgtttactgtcacttttgatcaatttaatctgTCCTTGtttacctcaaacttttgaatgctaatgtatcactgttttcacaaaaacattgacaataataagaaGATATGTTTCTTTAACACTAAATCAGCTTCACTGATTTTACTGATCAaaaaatacagccttggtgagcataaaagactctTTCAAACCCATTGAAGAtcttaattattataaaattttgACCTGTAGTGTATTAAACATACTATCAGAATgatattaaagaaaaatgttgggTCTGAAATTCCAAATGGTTTCTTACATTGCGAGGGCATAGCTTAGAGCCAAAGATTTTCTTCAGAGAATATATGAATTCCTCATGCAGTTTATGGTCCAGCCCTTCGAAATGACTACAAGCAAGAATGATGATTTCTTTGGGATGAGATTCAAGCCACGAAGCAACTGTCTGTAGAGTTTTctagaaaacaaaacatgtcTATTAAgcaaaaaatgcacaaaataaagaataaaatggCAAACTTAAATAGCTAATCCATCTCAACATGCATACTTACAATGACGGTCGCATGTGTGTAAATTACATGAGTGAAGTAAAGCTCGTTTGAAGAATCATACTGTTTATGGGCAATTCGAAGATCAAAGTATCGAATGCCTGCTGTGAGTTGTTCTACTATGTCTTGCACCTGCTCGCAACACAATAAGGGACTTTGATATGGTGTTACAAATACACTTATCATGTAAAAATGCCTGAATTTGCACATCAAATATACTGACACTATGAGCAATGGGAGAAACACTTGTATCTCTGCTATGAAATATTAGGCATTTTAAGCAGTCAAAATAATCAACAAATTTGAGGTAAATGCCTGCCTGAGTAGTGGCCCATCTGTAAATAGCTGGCCGAGTGAAACAGCAGAAAACTCCATCCAGCAACCTGAAGGTGTCTGACTCAGACCTTATCAGAGGAGAAGTGATATCCAGACAGTAGCTCATTGCATCATGGCTACCTGAAAACAAATGTTTTGGATAGATTTAAACTCAACATTTCATATCCCTGTGAATTTTGTGGAcataaaataaactattttgcaTCTGTTTAGTCACTGTATCTTCTCGAGATTACTTTGGAAATATTTAGAAATCTATATTAAGAGAAAACTGGGGTGTAAGACAGAAATGTATTTGatgtgcttttttattttcagaatGATAATTTGGAAAGTAAAGCACAATATATTATGcagtaattatattattttggtaaaatactataaaataaaataacgtttcataaataaaactggttacatcaagttaaaaaaaaaaaaaaaaaaaaaaaaaaaacaatgtaattGACACTTTCGTTGTCCTTCCTCATGGGCTCACCTGGTATTGAGAGATTCGTTAAAGGGACATCCCACAGTTTCTCTGGCAAACATGACATCCATTCTTCGTTATTAATTTCATCCTCTTTTATGTTATCCATCAGTTTACCGGAGTGCATAAAATCAGTACCTCTACAAATGTCTCTAACAAAATGAGTTGATCCGCTGAAACCGTCCGTGTTTGAACGAAACAACAGATAACACACTATCAGTAACGAGGCTCAAAGCCCAACGCTTTTTAAATGTAACCACATAACTTCATAGTTTAGTGAACTCCTTTTTCTACGAAAACAATAGTCTTTTGGACGTGTTACGATTATACGTGGACATGTAAGACTCTTGACGCGCTAGCTCTGTATTTCCTTGTTTCCTGCGGCTTCAGTCTCTCGCGCTGTATAGCTGTTTCGTTCATGAGTTGTTAAAACCgcccaaaaatgtattttcctGTACTTGATAGACATTTTGGTCATTCCTGTTCTGcagtacattttcattttccCGTCATATATCCTAAGTCTAGATATTTtggataaaatattacattcacaaaccatacattttttttcttctttcatcTTTTATGACATACAAAAAAGGGGTGAATCTTAACTTTGTTCCCAGATAGTACATCACTCATTTTTAACGAAAAACCTAGCATACTAGCACTAGTATTAGGCATATTGgatgtgtttgttttgtatttCTCTAATCAAAATTAAAGCTAGCctgtctgtttaaaaaaaaaaaaaaaatcattcaaaaaatataaagtagACGTTCTCAGCACTGATCACTGACTAAGCTCTTTTTTTCCATCCTGttacttaatttatttttaccaTAATCAAGTTTTGTCTGTGCATAAAGTCTTATATTCCCTTTAAACATACTATGGCAATACAATttcattttttctctctcaaattTGTcaacatgttattccaaactgTGGTTTGGAAATCTGGTGACCTTTCATCATTTTCATCATCTTTGAGGTGAGAGGTACAAAGCCCCATTATCAAAGGTTAACTTTGACTAAAGGCTTTCAGCAGAGACCATAATCAATAGAACAAAGCATAGTTAAATGCTGCTTTCCACGTCAGCTAATTCTTGCTCTCTCTTGCTTCTGTTTGTGTGTTGATAGAATCAGAGAATCCTTCAGTATTAATAACTCACctgttgtttttaatgttacacCGAAACTCCAACAAGgcataaatattactataaataatattaggtatttatttgcatattaagaaataattgcttctttaaataaataaggGCTAGTCTTAAAGCTAAAATAACTTTTCGAAAACCAGAAATAGATTCAACCCATCAATAACAACAAACATTAAACCAAAACAGCCTggggggtattccagaaagcaggttatgtGACATACCTGGTGTGTTTAAGAGCAAGTAAGTGGATAACCTCAACTTTTGGTTTCAAAAACGGATGTAACTTTCAGGGGTATATGCAAGCCATAGCAACTTATTCTCTGGGTTAGTTTGGGATAAGAGGTATTCAGATGTGTgcactcttagcccggattttatatttacttaaaaatataattacaatatacttaaaatatttaagtttgggtgcattacttataaaatataagtacattctactaatttgtgggtgtatttgaatgtgttaataaatgtaagttaaatgcacttaaattatgaagtttttctcctgaccacgcctcctacacactggtttgcggcaggtaatgacgccattttgtcgtggtgtgtgtgaattcaaggagctgttgatgagcagttggaacatttgttttggctgttctacagacatttttttcaaacatttacctttttatagtttttcaccaaaggagaaaatcacaatttttaagttaccatcgtcgaggtcagggtttgttttagttgaggtcttgacccttgactttttaatattagattttgtttgggcagttttaactgcattagaaccaaccagacaagcaaagttaaaagatgatcaggtggtgttggttatgttttcacataatcattgtttgatctgaatcactgaactcatttagagcccaatctctgagttagatttacattattgattacagcagcactgtgattctacagcggaAGATCAACttttacaataatttttttttttttaagttgtccttatcacaaaaaaaaataaataaataaatatataatatatatattaggcacacacagacatcaagaatcagcgtatgaatctcaacaacggtgacaaacaacatattctgataaacagatcaactctgaacattagaaaacaagctactaaaaagaaaacagaaaaacagcaaaatttaaatagtgagaataaagaaaattactaaaaaaaattcagctcataatttattcatgcagcaaagcatgatgggaggcatggatgaattttgattggtggcaagttaacttgtTTGGTACGttaaacttaaatatactatgtgtaataactacaaagtaatatatatatatatatatatatatatatatatatatatatatatatatatatatatatatatatattcatgaacaagataatatttaaatgtttactcaattctaatatatttattatttatcttaTATCTCATCTCATACATGAATCTGCATTCATTTCCCctttttgtaacattttctTTGCTATAATGTATTTCaataataatatgtattttattattgaaataCATTATAGCAAagaaaatgttacaaaaagGGGAAATGAATGTAGATCcaaacaaacaatataattcttattttcagtgaataaagattactttttaaacgaaaatattgaaaaaatgaTTGCACAACCACCAAATAGGTGGTGATATGCACTAAGTAGGCTATGTACCcacatgaaaaaataatttctactaaaattaatagtaaatactataatgtttttgaaccatactatagtgaATTGTAGTATGCTATAGCctatattacagtatatacaaCACTTTATTAATGAATTCTACAGCATAAtgtagtattaactatagtgactgataaactaataaatactgtagtatactttagtttttactacagtaaactagTAGCCTATAATATACCttatagttgtagaaaacttagtacagtaCTGGGTATGGTAATTTGTTTAGCTatattaccacaacaaattaatttaagtcctttactatagtatggttcaaaaacactatagtatttcctgtaaattactatagtattttttcatgtggGTAAATCgccattaaacaaaagaagaagaaggaagTAGAATGGCACGCTTTTTCATGGTGAATCATCGATTCGTCGCTCTGTTGAGAATGTCTTGTGTGTTAACCGGGAACACTAGTTGGTCGGACACGTTTTTGGTTTGGGTTAATCAACCGAGAGTTCAGGGTATATGTGACGTTAAGTTAACTTTGTTTTGTGGAATACCCCCCTGAAGGACTCTGCCAAATTTAGTGGATATAAaggaaatacaaacaaaaattgaCACTGACGTTCAAATGACTCCTGAAAACATAgccaattaaaacaaaaaacaaataactgaATAAATATAGTTagatatgttttatttattgtaaagtttcaaatattaaatatgaatattttatattccATTCATTTGCTGATATTGTGTTAGTATAAGCATAATTGTTTGTAATGCAAACTGATATCTTATTGCATGCTACTATGGCAGAGAACATAATATGTGCAACCACAGAAATATTCCAGTGTCTCTTCATGCTTTTGATTGTGTGCACCATGCAGACATGTGATTATTTGAATCATATTTCCATAGCCATTCCACACAGTATAAAGTTGAAAACGAGTATAGATAATAAAGAATGAACAATCCTGAGTGTTTTATAATCCTATTTGTGCAGGTTTGCATTGAGTAGTCTTCAGCAATTCTCATGCAAACTGTTAAAGTCTCATCCTCCCAGTGAACTTATTGTGTCCTGTAATGTGCCTGTGACTGGTGCTGTATGTAAAGTTGTGGTAACTCGGAACTTGATAATGACATCCACTTGGAACCAGGTCCTTTAAAAATGatcaacatttttgcaaaatcaGAGGTATATATTGGAGACTGCATAAATAAGCTTAAGACAGTAAATTCAAGTCATAATAGTCAGTGCATTACATTATTCTACCCATAACTCAAAATTATCTATCACCCTCAGCTCAGGGTGCTTACACACTGGATACAGCTCTATGAAAGAGCGTTTGATGGACAGCATCCATTTTGAGGGAATGGAAAGACCTTGCAATGCACCATCGCTATTGAAATGAATGGAGCTGACGCAGCATAAACTCTAGTGTGTAAGCAcccttataaaaaaaaagtgcaaagttGACTAGTATAAAAACATCACAAGAACATCAAACACTTCTTTCTTTAAATGCTAAATACATTGTGCAGATTATAAGAGGGTCAAGGCTCTGGTATTATGGTCCTGTTGAGCAGATTTTCATTCAGTGCAATAACAGTTGGTATAAACTGGCTCTCTGTCACAAAGTCACCAGCTATGATATTGAGGGAGCCAGTGTTAGAGCCAGGCTTCTGTTGCTTGACCCAGCTAAGTAATGTGGGATATGTAGACATCACCATATCCTTAAGTGATTCTGtgggatgggagcatatgtacTTCAGATCTTCAGTAAGATTGATGCCAGTCACAAAAAAGCCGCCTGTGGAAAATGGTGTACATGAAAACTgatgtttactttcacttttccCAAGAATGATAGCTTTgtcaagaaaagaaaataaacgTTTATGAGTTACTGTTacaagaaacatttcaatttTCAAGGATGATAGTTTTATCAAGAgaatgaaataaacaaataatcgAGTTACTGTTGCAGGAAACATTTCATTTTTCCAGAGATTATCAAGAGAATAATTACTAAAATAATAGCTTATGAATTATAATTACAGGACACATTTTCACATTTCTAAGGATATcgataaaattaaaataaaataaaagcatctgAGTTACTGTAACAGGAAACATTTCACTTTTCCAAAGATGATAGTTTTATCAAgcgaaaaattaataaaatagcttataaattattataagaGGATGATATTTTTATCAAgggaataaataaattactttattatttaattaacgGCATATCATTAAGGATTACCTGGTCGGCCATTTTGTTTTCTCCGTTCAAATTCCTCGATCAGCGATTCAGCCTTGCACTTGTTGGCCCACCAATAAGGTATATGGAACCACAATTCTCTGTGGCAATTGGCAATATTGTGCTCATATGAAATGATAACTTGATGACCCTGGCTCCATAATGTCCGCAATGTCACACGATCCTGATAGAAAAATCAAACGTATAATTTCATAAAGCTTTGGAAATATATTGCTACTtatgttgtatatatatatatatatatatatatatatatatatatatatatatatatatatatataaatttgttCCCATCATCTATTtccaaaattaaacaagaaaaacTGATTCATACCATTTTGGGACAGAGTTTGGAATCAAAAACACTCTTTATAGTTGAGACAAGCATTGTGTGAAGCTCTTGACTGAGGCCAAGGAAGTGGCTAAATGAGAGGATGACTACCTCCTTTGGATGAACATCCAACCACTCTCTGATCTCTTTTAATACTATCTGAAATAACACAATAAATTAgtttaattcaattaaaaagCATACATTTCTATTCTTCAAACATCAAACTAACAAATTAGAACTACTGCACATATCAAGTTACACAACAAACTGATACTGGGGAATGTTATGctatattttaaatcattaaaggCCTTGGCAGTCTAAAATGTTTGATCAATTGTTTTCATTGTCTTACCTCCACTGTTATAGTGGTATAAACACCATGGTAGAAGTAGAGATCATTTGAGCTGTCATTAGGCCGATGTGCTATCCTCAGGTCACAGTATCGCACTCCACAATCTAACTGCTCCCTAATGCAAGACTCCTATGGTAAATAATGTAAAGCACATTCATTAACAATGCAGGTGCATAAAGATAGTGCTGAACAGCTAGATGGAGACAAACAGTGTGAGTGAAACCATTGAAAGTGACATCTCTAAAAACATAACACTGTATCTATCCTATAGATTTGGGACAATGCTCATCTGTCAATGTTACTTTTGTCATAACTATCCCATCTAATTGTGCTTTCAAAGCTTTCACAGTAGCAAAGCCACTGAGTGTTTAATTGATTTCTCCACGACAACAGACTGCAATTTATTGCCTCTCATGCTGATAGATTTTAGAGACTCGTCCTCTATAGGAATCTGCTGATGCATGCTGACATAAATTGGTCTATAACCTCATGAGAGATTTGATACCATACCCGCATGGCCATTTATTTCAGCTTTTACGTGTTTAGCCATTACTGAATTTTTTCAAATGTGACAGTCAAAATGGTTGGATATAAAGAATTTGATCATGCCTTCTCTGATTTAGTATTAATGATTTTGTATTTCAACATATGAAGAACACCAAGGCTTTCAATGAACCCAGACAGTTTACCATTTGTTCATGTAACTGAAAATGTGAATTGTGCAACCATTGTCCAAAATGGTTACAAGTAATCCAATGGAAAATATAGAAACATATAATGGTGATGACTATGAAATTATGACTAATcaaaaaaatgcaaatgcacTTTATGAAAACGTCAGTGACGACAAACTAAGCCTGTCATGATTATGAATTTTGTACTAACAATTAacggtcaaaaaaaaaaaaaatgcaattaatagTCAGGGCTGTAACCACCATAGACTGTATTACACACTGCTCTGTTTGATTAGgatgacataatttttaaaaCTTACACTTTAGACTGATGTGCCTCATTAGTCTAACAACgctcatcaatgtcaaaatgatggaGATGGCCAATCAATCAAAAGAACTGTTCACAGAAGATGAGTGTGATTTCCAATGTAACACTTCAGTTTTAACTTAAAAATGATGTGTTGAAAACACAACCTGTattgtttcttaacacacttttTTGTCTAGATAAGGACAAcacattttgtaaattttaaCTCAACCAATGTGTTATTCCTCTTAACACAAAAAcggtttacattttttacacaCTGATGTGTTATATAGTTACACAATGTGTCAATGTGTTATTTTTGATCCAATTGAACAAAACTTGTATGcaataaaaacacaacaaactcaTGTAGTTTATATAGAATTTATTAATCCCGCTACATTTAAcgttacataaaaaagaaacaatTCAAAAAAGACAATCAAAATAGCCATTTAAACTCTAACAGTGTTGCTTGAGTGAAAAGTTCCTGTAGAGTTAATGGTTAATAaagtttgaattaaaaaaaaaagtggtattTGACAGCATATTAaactttaatcatttttatttacgtATTTGTTTGAGTGCAGAGCATACAAGTGATGGTGAAGGTCGGTGAGATGAAGCCTCGTATATCTGCCTGTCACCATCAATAACTGTCACGAGCGCTTCAGGGGCATCTTTCATTCGAAGCTGCAAGAGTGCAAATAAAGACTCGTTCGTTATCTGTTCACATAAAGAATATAGTAAGCTAACTTTAGCTTGAAAGCAAAGAAAATTTTAAGCGGCAGAGATca
Above is a genomic segment from Chanodichthys erythropterus isolate Z2021 chromosome 21, ASM2448905v1, whole genome shotgun sequence containing:
- the gtpbp6 gene encoding putative GTP-binding protein 6 isoform X1, coding for MNFNKISVLNKHVFLCKHVLSRWYMNFAKCKPIRFPQCTSKLAVTIIPCSRQSLKTGVAVPVLPARALSLTACTFKSKTHSTDNNIEEEEDEIDEAEIEELFQQQIPTGIGKEDHRIFIVHPDVKWGSRKQYLTTAALQMEEAVGLVNTLHKWSVVDKLILSTKTPENKRIFGKGNFQTLTEKIKATPGVTAVFVNVERLSPSSEKELQEAWGVKVLDRYSLVLHIFRCNAKTKEAKLQISLAEIPLLRSRLRNEVANLDQQGGGSRYIMGSGETLYEVQQRLLKERELKIRSALERLRKKRHLLRSQRKHKDFPIISVMGYTNCGKTTLIKALTGDAGLQPKDQLFATLDVTVHAGQLPSHMTVLYVDTIGFLSQLPHQLIDSFSATLEDVTHSDLIIHVRDISHPETVNQKVNVLNVLKNLQIPERLLNSIIEVHNKIDLIEGYEASDPEVTPISALKQHGLEILKEKIEEAVVKYTGKQTMTLKVQLNTPQLAWLYKEATVQAVDDVGDDCTANVKVIISQAAYGRYRKLFQVT
- the gtpbp6 gene encoding putative GTP-binding protein 6 isoform X2, with the protein product MHACTFKSKTHSTDNNIEEEEDEIDEAEIEELFQQQIPTGIGKEDHRIFIVHPDVKWGSRKQYLTTAALQMEEAVGLVNTLHKWSVVDKLILSTKTPENKRIFGKGNFQTLTEKIKATPGVTAVFVNVERLSPSSEKELQEAWGVKVLDRYSLVLHIFRCNAKTKEAKLQISLAEIPLLRSRLRNEVANLDQQGGGSRYIMGSGETLYEVQQRLLKERELKIRSALERLRKKRHLLRSQRKHKDFPIISVMGYTNCGKTTLIKALTGDAGLQPKDQLFATLDVTVHAGQLPSHMTVLYVDTIGFLSQLPHQLIDSFSATLEDVTHSDLIIHVRDISHPETVNQKVNVLNVLKNLQIPERLLNSIIEVHNKIDLIEGYEASDPEVTPISALKQHGLEILKEKIEEAVVKYTGKQTMTLKVQLNTPQLAWLYKEATVQAVDDVGDDCTANVKVIISQAAYGRYRKLFQVT
- the si:dkey-66a8.7 gene encoding PI-PLC X domain-containing protein 1, with amino-acid sequence MHSGKLMDNIKEDEINNEEWMSCLPEKLWDVPLTNLSIPGSHDAMSYCLDITSPLIRSESDTFRLLDGVFCCFTRPAIYRWATTQVQDIVEQLTAGIRYFDLRIAHKQYDSSNELYFTHVIYTHATVIKTLQTVASWLESHPKEIIILACSHFEGLDHKLHEEFIYSLKKIFGSKLCPRNEVLLTLRSLWTSGYQVVLSYEDQSAARHVDLWPAIPYLWANKPNAEELLQYLEWQKQLGRPEGFFVAGLNLTTDRCFITSHPRESLQTLTMENWNCVRKWLEDQKPGAEPTSLNIIAGDFIGPVPLCSIVIALNKKLL
- the plcxd1 gene encoding PI-PLC X domain-containing protein 1, producing the protein MTSAISQVSLSELPMDNWMANLPSALWDTPLCYMAIPGSHNAITYCLDKNDRSPVDPTQPDMLQRLDKYMKPIIRPFVYKWAIAQESCIREQLDCGVRYCDLRIAHRPNDSSNDLYFYHGVYTTITVEIVLKEIREWLDVHPKEVVILSFSHFLGLSQELHTMLVSTIKSVFDSKLCPKMDRVTLRTLWSQGHQVIISYEHNIANCHRELWFHIPYWWANKCKAESLIEEFERRKQNGRPGGFFVTGINLTEDLKYICSHPTESLKDMVMSTYPTLLSWVKQQKPGSNTGSLNIIAGDFVTESQFIPTVIALNENLLNRTIIPEP